One Panicum virgatum strain AP13 chromosome 3N, P.virgatum_v5, whole genome shotgun sequence DNA segment encodes these proteins:
- the LOC120667039 gene encoding thaumatin-like pathogenesis-related protein 3 has protein sequence MAASRAASSVSVVLFLVLAAFAAGASAATFNIKNNCGYTVWPAGIPVGGGTQLDPGQTWTVDVPAGTSGRFWGRTGCSFNGGSGHCDSADCAGALSCTVSGQPPATLAEFTIGGAQDFYDISLVDGFNQAMDFSCSTGVNLHCSGPGCPDAYLFPNDDTKTHACAGNSNYQVTFCP, from the coding sequence ATGGCGGCGTCCCGTGCTGCCTCTTCGGTGTCGGTGGTCCTCttcctcgtcctcgccgcctTCGCTGCCGGCGCCAGCGCGGCCACCTTCAACATAAAGAATAACTGCGGCTACACGGTGTGGCCAGCGGGCATCCCGGTGGGCGGTGGCACGCAGCTGGACCCAGGCCAGACGTGGACCGTCGACGTGCCCGCCGGCACGAGCGGCAGGTTCTGGGGCCGCACCGGCTGCTCCTTCAACGGCGGGAGCGGCCACTGCGACAGCGCCGACTGCGCCGGGGCGCTGTCCTGCACGGTCTCCGGGCAGCCGCCGGCGACGCTGGCCGAGTTCACCATCGGCGGCGCCCAGGACTTCTACGACATCTCGCTGGTAGACGGCTTCAACCAGGCCATGGACTTCTCGTGCAGCACCGGCGTGAACCTGCACTGCAGTGGCCCTGGATGCCCCGACGCCTACCTCTTCCCCAACGATGACACCAAGACCCATGCGTGTGCCGGCAACAGCAACTACCAGGTCACCTTCTGCCCATGA